Below is a genomic region from Echinicola rosea.
TTTTATCGCCAAATGGTGGATGGGCAGGTGGTTCCAGAAATGGATCGGTGGCTATACTGGAGATTGCCTGGGAGCTGTTCAGCAAGTCACGGAGGTCGTTTTCTATCTGAGCCTACTCATCATATGGAAATTTATCTGATCCGCCACACCAAACCGGCTATCGGTAAAGGGATCTGCTATGGGCAGAGCGACCTTGCCTTAGCACCTACTTTCAGCAAGGAAGTAGAAATCATCACCTCAAAACTACCTCGGACACTAGCCCCTTTTGCCATTTTTACCAGTCCCTTGACCCGCTGTTCTCAACTGGCAAAGGCACTTTTCCCAAGGCATGATGTAAAAGCAGATTCGCGATTGATGGAACTGCATTTTGGCACTTGGGAAATGAAATCCTGGAATGACATCCCTAAGGAAGAGATCAATCCCTGGATGGAGGATTTTGTCCGGGTTCCCTGTCCTGGTGGCGAAAGCTACCGGCAGCTTTATGACCGCTGCGTGGCCTTTATCACCGAGCTCCAACAGCAAAAAACAGACAAGGCCATCATCATCACCCACGGCGGCCCCATTCGCGCCATCCACGCACTTTTCAAGGACATCCCCTTAAAAGACTCCTTTTCGCTTAAAGTGGGCTATGGAGAGGTTTTAAAATTGGAAAATTGAAAGATTGGTTGGGCGATTCCTCCTCGTTTGTCATAATCCTCCTCGTTTGTAATGTGGAGGATTCTGCCCCTATATAAACAAAGATTTCCCATTCCCCTTACAACTTTCTCTCGCAACTACACAGTTCATCCTCGTTTGTAACGTGGAGGATCGAGAAGGGCATTTGCAATGCCCCTAACCAACTTTCCCTCACCACTACTTGCATTTTAAAAACTTTATCAGTTTATTTACTGTCATAATACACTATGACACTAAAACAGTAAGCCATGATTTTGTTAAACCAAATGAGTTTTGCCTACCGAAAGCAAGCTCCACTTTTCGATCAGATGGACTGGGAAGTCCAGCCCGGCCAGGTCATTGGGCTCCTAGGGAAAAACGGCGCAGGGAAATCCACTCTAATGGGACTATTGGCAGGACTCTTAAAGCCAACATCCGGCGACATCCAAGTCAATGGGTATCGGCCTTTTGGTCGCTCTCCCCTTTTCTTGCAGGAGTTGATTTTATTGCCGGAGGAGAATTTTCTACCAGAAAAAAACACCATGCAGCGGTACATAGGCTCACTGGCAGCTTTTTATCCCCGCTTCGACAGAGCAAAGATGAACCAGTTGCAAAAGGATTTTGATTTGCCCTATGATCAGAAGCTCGGGA
It encodes:
- the cobC gene encoding alpha-ribazole phosphatase, with the protein product MEIYLIRHTKPAIGKGICYGQSDLALAPTFSKEVEIITSKLPRTLAPFAIFTSPLTRCSQLAKALFPRHDVKADSRLMELHFGTWEMKSWNDIPKEEINPWMEDFVRVPCPGGESYRQLYDRCVAFITELQQQKTDKAIIITHGGPIRAIHALFKDIPLKDSFSLKVGYGEVLKLEN